In Helicoverpa zea isolate HzStark_Cry1AcR chromosome 3, ilHelZeax1.1, whole genome shotgun sequence, the sequence CCTTAATATTGTCATACAGAGTTCTTACTAATTAGCAGCTTAAagcatgtaaatatttttaaatgcatatGTCAGGATTGTTTTTTTGACAAAGGACCCTCGCTTTGGCAATAGAGAGGCTAttatatgaatttgtttttGTGATTTGTCTCTGTACTTTCTTACtgtttgtagtttttatttattacttagttCATACAAGAGTCTTAGAATATCTACCTCGAGTAAAATGCATGTAATTTGGACACTGTCTGAACAggctgaattaaaaaaaaaaaccataacaCTGAATAAAGTGTAGTCCAactgttacaaataaaataaatagtgaaaTAGTGTAGTTACGGAAAGTGCAAGAATTTTGCATATTGGTTCAGTCTTCAgggaataaacaaacaaacagaaaatgGGTTTAATCtataatgtaatattaaatatagaaattattcttgttcttattctttattgcacacttaacaataaatacataaaaagaatacagacagtttatgtacaatagcgagcttaacccagaattgggttctcttacagccaaccttaaagccatagagagattcgatagtggtagggtagattcaAAAAAAGTGtacaacaaacattaataaccaaacaaaaaaaaaatatatatatataaaataacaatatactaaacatatatatgtagtaaaactacacaaatatgtttagtatattgcATATTAGTTTagtatattacaaaaataaacataatacatataaaaatatatattatatatatacatacgaatcatatatatatcaatatatatatcatTCATGTTGATaaatagtattcctttactCGTCTCTTAAATACACCCAACGATGGGCTTTCGCGTATCGAGTGTGGAAGGgaattccacagtctcacagcacgaacagtgaacgatccatcatagcggctcataaattatattatatataagtGGCTCACCCTTAAATGTGCAAGTCTATCCTGGAAATCATCATACGTTGCCCCTACAGTTCTCCGCAACCATTGGAAAGTATCCTCAGCGTTCCATTTTACAACCTTACGACTTTCAGGTGATGCATTTCTAGATTCAATCATTTTCTTAGCTGCTTCTGCATACCTAGACAATTGTTTTCTTGCATCACCAGTAAACTTTGGATGTGTCAGCTTTATTGGAATGTCATTCATGATTTCTTCATACATCGAATGTGATATTTCTGGAAAACAATGACTGGGTAGAAGTGGATCAGAACCACCCTGATCATTTACTTTCCTTTCCATCAACCATCTATTAAATGAGTCTTTTGGGGCATCTATGCCTTCCCTTGTGTGACAAAGCTCTTGATAGCACTGTCTTAATTTATTAGCCAAAGTAAATCTAAATCCTTCTATTTCTGGATGGGGATGTGGACATATAGTTGGAGGTCTCTCATATATTACAACATTAGTTGGTACTTCTATATCCCATGGGCCAGCCAGTACAAACTTCTTTGGTGGAGGTCCATTATCTTCAGATGGACGACGTTTGTTGGTACCGGGAGTCATATTACCCGCATTTGATGGCCCAGTGTGACAAATACCCAATGGATCTGTTATAGGGTCAAAATCTCGCTTAACAGCAGGTAACTCCCACATTGACTCACCGGACAACTTGTTCCAAAAGTATGGCCGGTTCTCTCTTTTGGACCAGTACTTCCGCCAACCCTGCTGCAGCAAATCTGGATGCAATTCAGCAGCCAAGTGAGGAGCCAACGGTACTGGCGCTCCGGGAGTCTGAGGAGTCTCGCCACTTCCACTTGGTGAAGACTGCAGTTCTGGTGAGGAATCACTCTGAGTTGCATTACTCTCCCACGTCGAGCTTCCAGCGACCACTTTGTCCCGAACATCATTCATATTTGCTGTTTACTTGCAAAACTTCTGAATAAAGTCGGGAAATTCCTTAAGCCTTCTAAAATTCTAATATTTCACTTAAACATTCAATGTTTACGCTTATAAGGTTccaataagtataatatttttttatttagtaacacAATATTGATAGCACCAGTTAAAGATCGTAGAAAAATACGATTTATTGAAAAAGTCCACTTGATAACACATattaaaaatagtataaaataaattaatttcaaataaacaaaatcttatAAGCAAAACTAAGAAAACACCGCGTCGTATGATAAAGAACAGTAGCGTTAGCGTAACTCCCCAAGCGCCGCCATCACAAAATGACAACTGCTGTGTCAAACATTTCAGACAAATAAGTATAGAGCAGCCTCCACACTGCTCGCGAAATTCCTAATGGTAATTACTGGGAAAGTTAATCCGAGCCAATGAGAAGTGGGTATAGTAAGGCAATGAGGTAAGTCGAAGAAATCTTCCATAATAACTAACTAACTTTGCGAGTAGTGTAGAGCGCAGATTAGTATGTGTAGCAAGTTAGTGTGGATGCTGCTTTAGCAATTCTATTAGGTGCTCCCTAGACGGTCAATATTGCGCATTCTGGAGACTACCTtacaatataaaaagttattatgAAGCCTAGAAACACTGCTATATAAGTTATATGGAGTCAGTAAACAGTGGCGTATTCAATAAATAAGGACGTCAGTGAGCGACTTTGTACTCATGACAAGGATAGtctatatacataggtataggtaATATCCTAATGAGAAAATAGATTGAGTGGTAGAGCAAGGAAGGTTGTCATGGAAACACTTCAAGTAAAAAATTCTTGGTGGTCACCATTCACAAAAACTGTCACATCACCTCCTTCTGGCAAAATGACCGACTGCTGTCTAGACTATAATAGGTCTGTCTATTCTATTCTTGGCTATGGACTGTATATGTCGGTCGTATCAATGGTCGTATCCGGTTGtcccattgacatataactatagggacaggaaatgtcacgaaaaaaacctgCACTCCTAcagtctgcagtagtaactaaaatggctgccattactagggttgaaccactaccggattcaacaaatatcgatattgtattctagttagaagtacgtacgagtcttactgggtgcataaaaataacctagtataaataatttcttcgtcatagaactaactatcacattaacttcactgatactaataacctcaacaacatcaaccaaatgggaggagtcatttcagtagggtgatacctttgaaaaaaaaaaaacacaggcacagtaattatttattatttcaaatagccctatgaaagttctttcacgtcagactagttgcagggtgccaaagattcggtcttatgaagaagaatccgcaagaaacgccataagtagatactctcttaaaaaaaatacaataatttacaatcgttttcaagctattcatgagaaagttatataatgcaaatggagctaattatgtattaatcgatagtacaaaacaattttagtgctaagaaaaaaatatttatacaattcgaaacctatattcggtaactaagttctcaagcaaatattgcaacttgcattccgatttgctcgtccgtgcggaagcactgccgtgcccgtggtcgccgtagaagcatcatgtgaaaataaaaaggcaaaacatattattttcaataaaatatgtctttaaaatcctgaattttataatcaaaatgtttttaactgcattttaaaactttttatctgtaaaatgaaggatatatatataaaatcataaactattcccaaaaaatatacacatatattcgGAACGCAACTAAAACCGCGaggaaaagctagtatttaactaaagaacaaaataaagatgttttatcttatatataaaaatgaattgctgttcgttatcttcttatatataaaaatgaattgctgttcgttagtctcactaaaactcgagaatggctggaccgatttggctttttttggttttaaaatgtttatagaggtccagggaaggtttaaacgatacgaagttcgcgggatcagctagttgaagttgaaaataatacacaactctgagggctcatgcccattttcaccaacaaatacttaaattaagggatcccctaagagcatttacggaaaacttaataagaatttcgttttcaccaaagtttaggtatcccttatccatagtcatttatgtcaaaattgggagagcccttattccaagtggcacttagattaagagattgttggtgaaaatgggcatcagtgtcttagggacagtaagttctgatgttaaaatttgtaaaagcagacttattaagtggatattttatcgatactattatgacaactgcacagcactatgccaatatgacatgttattgtaaacaacatttatttctaaatataggtttttattcagaaataaaccaaaatataagtactttcaccatcaattcatgttcccgtaacatattttttatccaatgtgaattattttatgtagtttctagcaaaaataggttcctaacctgtgtaaagacaatccagcttgattttagtgcttcctagcaccacacttcacaatacaacacataggcatattcgttgattatttcactattgaaatagtaaagtcttaaaagtaaacacgagtgattttctataaaatagcaaaaataagtcacgaagagcacctatttgacagcacaactaccatgacttacggccagatatggcacgcacctacaaacaggaggatttcaaaagtaaatgtcaccattttacgcaatcacaaaaatattgttgtccctgttttcaaatacacttatctgcttagaaagagtgagacagaactatgttgcatagtttgtttcatatttcgcccatatttatataactatagatacgtctttaacaaacggcgtctccttataattctaagctcgatgggtTGTCCACCGGTTGTCGCTGGGTGctatcagtcagtcagtcagctAGCTGTCATTTTGTTCAATTTCAATTGTTGATTGACCGAAATGTTGAAATGCGGGGTCGCTAAAATTGTGCTCTTGTGTTCAAGAGAATGCCTGAATCACAGTCGCTAATAGCTGGAGATTGGAGATTTCCCATACATATCATTGCGACTCGATGCAGCTCGAGTCTCTTGGCTTGAGCCTCCACTCTTATCATGTCATTCTTTACCTTATTATCTCGCAGCTCGTCCCttgattgaaaatatatttttagtataatgttaaatatttatttatgaagaaaaaGCAGGAACTTAAAATAAGCGAAGAATAATGACGCAACCAATAGAACTCGAGTGTTCATTTGATGCAGAAATACCAAAACATGATTACAGCGATTGGAGTATTGATAAAGCCAAATTTCAGCAAAGCAGTTTAGATTTCGAAGATTTTTTCACCAATTTCATGTTAAGAAATCAACCCTGTATTATTAATAATGTAACTGAAAGCTGGAAATGTGCTAGAGAATGGGTTAATGGTGACCAGATTAATTATGACTATATGAATAATGAATATGGAGACTTGATCGCTCCTGTTGCTGATTGTAATGATATAATGTTTAATTCTCAATGCAAATCTGATATGAACATACAGCAGTACAtagaatatttgaaaaattctgcaGATTGCAGGTTGTTGTACCTGAAAGATTGGCACCTAAGAAGAAGTAGACCTGAAGATAATTTTTATGAAGTGCCACAGTATTTTATATTGGATTGGTTAAATGAATATGCCAAAGATAATAACGAAGATGATTTCATGTTTGTGTACATAGGACCTAAAGGCTCATGGTaagatattacaaaaataatattccacCTCTTGACGACtcatgacgacctcgatggcgcaatggtcatcatgccggactgccgtacctgaggtcccgggttcgatccccggttcggtcgacatttgtgtgatgagcatgcttgttgaccgtggtctgggtgttacaatatgtatttataaatatgtatatatgtagctatatgtagtgtatcagttgtgttagcaaccataacacaagttaattaataacttagcatggggctaaccgaccgtgtgtgaaaaggtgtcccgacattataaaaaaaaaaaaaaaaacatctatgtATACCTCTTAgcgtgcttacataaagaaacaggtttccggtacagacaaacctgtacgggtaggtaccgatcaatgcaggtataatatttcaatacaatggtattcactcacttatgaagaaacaggtaaacaacctgtttttttataagtgagtgaataggattgtattgaaatattatacctgcactgatctgtacctacccgtacaggtttgtctccACCCATAGCACCCATACTCATAGGTGTCTGAGTGAATGTTGCAATGTCACACACAGCTTTGTTTCTTGCTTCGTGTGGAGAGGCAGTATACGTTTTTTACTGTCGGGAAGCATTGTGAGAGTAGTTGCACAGAAACCACTTTTACAGGGTGGGAGCAAAATACTGTATATTCTGTCTATACTGATACAATAAagtattaatttttttgttgtttgttgttaCCTTAAGACTCTGGAAGTACTGAACCAATTGTAAGCTACACTATTTCCAAGTaacaagctatattttatcccagtaggGGAAGACTTTCCCCCAAGACACTGGTGAAACCACAGGATCACAGTTAGTAATAAAGTTGGTCTATCTGTACATATAGGACCTTTATAAATGAACCAGAAAATTATTCCTTATTAGTAAAGCTTGCTAATAACTAGaatgaggaaatatttttttttttataggacaCCACTGCATGAAGACGTCTATTGTTCATATAGCTGGTCAGTCAATATTCTTGGAAGAAAAAAATGGATTTTGTTTCCACCTGGTGaggaagaaaaattaaaagataaattTGGTAACTTGCCTTTACTAtttgatccagaaaaatatcaCAATGTTAAGTACTTTGAAATTGTTCAAGAAAAAGGAGATGCTCTATTTGTTCCATCTGGATGGCATCATcaagtttttaatgaaaaacaaacgATTTCCATTAATCATAATTGGATAAATGCTTGTAACATAAATATAGTATGGAAAGCATTAGAAAAATCATTGTTAAT encodes:
- the LOC124646122 gene encoding 2-oxoglutarate and iron-dependent oxygenase JMJD4, encoding MTQPIELECSFDAEIPKHDYSDWSIDKAKFQQSSLDFEDFFTNFMLRNQPCIINNVTESWKCAREWVNGDQINYDYMNNEYGDLIAPVADCNDIMFNSQCKSDMNIQQYIEYLKNSADCRLLYLKDWHLRRSRPEDNFYEVPQYFILDWLNEYAKDNNEDDFMFVYIGPKGSWTPLHEDVYCSYSWSVNILGRKKWILFPPGEEEKLKDKFGNLPLLFDPEKYHNVKYFEIVQEKGDALFVPSGWHHQVFNEKQTISINHNWINACNINIVWKALEKSLLMVEHQIKDCENSPEYPEECQMILKSHFGMDFVSFVTFLCSIAKKRLSQLHGNPRVICNKYSLGISIIKFDLKNILQVMDLINVHPVFLNNRILCSKELEFLQLRKEIKTLFP